gttgctACAGTAACGGCGTGTTGCTACAGTAACAACGGATTTGCTGCAGTACTGTAACGgtgctgtagcaaaaccgccgctgaaaaccgcccaggggtagaatagacggttttggaaagttcatggggtaaaacagacggtttcatagttgagggggtgaagtagaccaagtatgatagttgggggggtcaagtagactttttcctaaacCAAAATGTTAATTCGACCTCCTCCAACTTTCGTCGAAGTCCTATTTACCTCTATGAATAAAAAATGGTTTTTTAACCTCAATCAACTTTTGAAACCCTTCGAGTTTACTCCCCTGGCTGGTTTTGAATGCGTGAGGCCAAGTGAGCCATCACAAGTGCTTGAGAGAGGTAAATCAGACTCCATTGATAGTTCAATGTGTCAATTAGATTTTTTTAAAAGTTAAACAACTATTTTCTAGAtacttttttctataaaaataTATGCAATTAAAAGCCTAGAATATGATTGTCTTAGAAAATTCATAGGAAAATTGTTTTAGCTTagactagtttcatatttttcctataatCATGCTATATATTGTAATAACCATACTCCATATCTGTCCCGCAAAGAGTcattctcacttctcaagaagtcaaatatttttaattcagaccaaatatatataagagactattaatatttatggtgcatAATAAGTATTGTTAGATTAATCATTTAAtgttttttcataataaacttatttgaagacataaatattgctaatattttgtaCAAAccctagtcaaacttaagaaagtctGACCTACCCAAAACCTATGCTACTTTCTTTTTGGGACAGAGTAGTGGACCCTAGACTAACAATGTTTGCTAGTATAAAAGATACTTAGTCTTATGAATGCAAGAGATGGACTTGAGCTAGGCTAAGGTGGAGATCAAACAACCAATAGCTCAAAGGAAGATCATAGTGGGGCGTTGAAGACAAACCATGAAGCTCAAGACATCATACAAGTGAAGCTCGAACAAATGGACATGAAGAAATGCACTCAGTCGAGCATCATAAAGGTGCACCAGATCTTTTCGGTGTGCATCGGAGCCCTCTGGTGAAGGCACTAGAGAAATGAAGTGGACCCAGTCCAAGGTAGAGTTAGAAGTAGTGCATTTGTGTACTTCTGGTGTTGGCACCAGAGATTAAGTACAAAGGTATTGCACATGAGTAGTGGGGAAGAAGAGAGAACCAACGCTCTCTAGTGTGGCACCAAAGATTAATGCACAGGAGATTAACGATGCAGTGTAGAGAGGTCCTAGTCCTCTAGACAGTGCACCCGAATTGTCCTGTGGGACGGGCACAGGAGAAACCATCGGATAAATAGGCCTCCAAGGTCAGCAGGTCAACAATGGCTAGTCGACGTGGTAGGGGCACCAGATTTCTCAGCTGTGATCACAGCTATCATATACTAACTTCAAATGCTACCCAAGGGTCCAATGGCTATTTGGGTTGGTTTGGGCCATATATACCTCTATACCTAGCCATTCAGAGTGTGTTAGAGCTTGCCAAAGCTATAGTTGAATTGACGAGATTCATCCATTTGTGCTCTAGCCACCATATGCGTTTAAGAGAAAATTAGTCGATTAGCTAAAATTTGTGCCCGCATTGTTGGATCTCAACCATGGACAACATTTATTTTCTCCACACGGCGTCGCCACTAGACAGCAACAGTCAATCTTCGTTGACAGTACGACACTTCTGTTTTTGAAAGAAGAACACAACACTACAACAGACAACACTCTGTGACTATATATGATTATTACTACGAACGTAACTCTGACTCTGTTGCAGATCCTCGTCACCCATAGTTCCGATCCATACGTCATCCGGCCGCACAGCAACAAATAAAAGGCGCAAGAGCGAGGGTTAAAATGGTGGTTAATGGTGCTGAGGATCGGGCCCGCTGGGGCTCGCCCTCTTCGACTCGAAgtaggccgcggcggcggccgcggggcGAGTGAGCCGCGGCACGCTCACGGCAGCAGCCGCTGTCGTCGTCACCGCATCCGCTGCCAAACTCGCGGCGGCGCCGGCCAGCATTTTCCGCCCGGTGATCACCacagcagcgcggcggcgacagTCAGGCTCGCAGTGGCTGCGGGCAGCGACGACGGTCGTGGACAGGAGGAGCACGGCGCAGAGCAGCACCTTCATCAGCGTATTCGAGTTGGTGGACGCCATGGCAGCAGCTTGTGCTTCGTTCGGCTTGGTGTACGTACGTGCgtggtcgtcgtcgtcctcgtggaATCCTAGAATGTAGGAGTATAGCTATCTAGCTTTGCGTTGTGTGTGGCAGCTAGCTTCGATTCGATTGCTTTGTTGTGGTAGTTACACGATACCGATGGAGAATTTATAGGCTGGTGCAGTTTGTCCGTTGCATGCCTTGATCAGGAGCTGGTGGTTAGTTATTGCTGCATGCAATAGCATAGCAATACAGTGGTGGAGGTGGAGTGGAGGTCCCTCTGTGCCGCACTGCCACACGATAGACGATGGTGAGCTCAGAAAAAATTGAAACGACTTTTTGAGATCGAGGACAGCGGAGTGCTGACCTAGTTTAAGCCAAGTTGCATGTAGGTTCCCATTTCCTTTTGCACGAGACTGGCTCTCTGGAATCTGGATCAGAATTTTTAGCGGATTCTTATTCTTTTGGGTATACATGCATTTTGATGCTCCAAGTGGACGAGTACCGGTGACACTGGTCCAGCTAGCTAGCTTCCTGATAGAGGCCAGTCAGCCACGCATTTAGGTATGGAAGGAAAACCCATTACTAGAGAAcaaactttagaacgatgtcccaatttggcattagcctcgacattttttgctcccgggactaaaggttcctgcccaacggctactgcggcagacatttgctgcaggggacctttagtcccggttagagctaccaaccaggactaaaggttaacttttactcccgggtggtccctccaaccgggagtaaaagtctactcccggctggaggctacgttcgggactagaaagggacctttagtcccggttgctgtctccaaccgggactaaagcttgaaACTGTAACAGGCAGTCTTTTGAGCCGGGACTGACAGCGTGTTGTCCCGGTTGCATTTATTGCCGTGCTCTAAGCTCTAAGCTCTAAAGCTCTAAGTTTTAGTCCTGGTTGCATTTATTGCCGTGCTTTACTTATACTAGAAAGCTTAGAGCTTGAAACTTTAGTCGAGACTAAAGCTTAGAGCTTGAAACTCCAACCGGGACCCATATGCATGTTtcaagcttttagtcccggttgtcgTGCTTGCATTTGTATGTAGGAATTGaaactccaaccgggactaaagtagCAATAAGAAACAAAGACGTACTTGATGGTGCTTTACTTGTACCTGCTTGCATTtacgagctttagtcccggcttgcatTTACTTGCATTtacgagctttagtcccggcttgaatTTACCTGCTTGCATTTATTGTTGACACCGAAAAcgaagacctttagtcctggctggtccGATGCAACTGAACACGACCAAATCaattagtcctggctggtattacgagccgggactaaaggtatacctttagtcccggctggtattatcagccgggactaaaggtcttttagtcccgggcgtttacaggagcctcgatgggccggcccagtacgcaatatgctggaattgcaagccagtcccacctattagcaccacctcgcttgctcagaagagtgaaagctaacttaaaagctcagctctCGAACCAAGCAGCACGAACTTGAACAGGATTGTACTGCTGATCCTTGACTAAAGGTCCTTCGTACTatagtttatacaaaatgttgaacattataaacgtacgtatattctagcagcgtagaatgcgtattcaaaaaccaaaacgaaccatcaattaaaaataggaaaaaaggaaaatagaaatagaaacaaaaaaacctggtagcagcatgaaaatagaaaaaaaaaggaaaatagaaatagaatcaaaaaaaaggaaaaaaaaacctttagtcccggttgggtttaccaaccgggactaaagggtgcgaccacgtttgctcggctggagggcctttagtcccggttggtaacacaccaaccgggactaaaggtccctctttagtcctggctcgatgacccagaattaaaggttccacctttagtcccgggatcgttgtcccggcgcggtaac
The nucleotide sequence above comes from Miscanthus floridulus cultivar M001 chromosome 18, ASM1932011v1, whole genome shotgun sequence. Encoded proteins:
- the LOC136519989 gene encoding uncharacterized protein → MASTNSNTLMKVLLCAVLLLSTTVVAARSHCEPDCRRRAAVVITGRKMLAGAAASLAADAVTTTAAAAVSVPRLTRPAAAAAAYFESKRASPSGPDPQHH